The sequence AGTTCTGATGAGGAAAGTGCACGTAGGGGTAAATCACGGAAAAGCAACAGGAAAAGTGAACAAGAGAAGAAGCCAGTCCGCAGTCATGGTATTGTTTAGTTCTTAGATACTCTGCATTTGAATAAGCATTGTCAGTTTGTTTTTCCTTTTGCATGATTTGGATAATGATCAGGTACTGTTATCTTAACTTTGAATTTAGCCCAGTATCTGATATGTGTATTTGATGTGACTGGCCAATGTGAAGGGAATGAGAAAAAGCCACCAAATCCTAGCCTAGTATCTGGAGAGGAGCGAAAAGGTGATGATAGGAAACACACTGGGGGCGACTCCTCTCACGAAGAGGGTGAACTTCCTCAAAAGAATGGCACCCGTATGAATAATGGCCAAGGGCATATCAAGAACAATGAAACTTCTACCAGAGGACGACGAGCTGATTCAAGCAGATCCAGGTTTTTAGAAGGGTTTTCTTTATGTTATTTACCTGCCTTTAACTCGCACCATCTGTACTCCTTGTGTTTTACCCTTGAGATCAATTTGGTTTAGTTGATAATCTGCTTTCTCCAATTAGTGTAAGGTTAGTAGGTAACTTTGTTTGCTTATTATGTTACTTCTTTTGACTAGCAGGAGTCGATCTCCAACTTCTGGTGGGAGGCCCAGCCCTCACAGCAGTCCAATTGAAAGTCCCAGACTTGAAGAGAACAGTAATATTCCTAAAGCTATTGCTAGTCAAAATGAGAAAAATCATTCTCAGATTCCAGTCAGGAGTCCTGCTGGCAAAGGTACTCAGCCTTCTGCTTCTACTCATGGTCGGGATTTGTCACGAAGCCGCTCTCCAGGTGGAACTCCGAAGCGTGTTAGAAAAGGCCGGGGTTTTACTGAGAGATATGCATTTGTTAGAAAATATCGTACACCTTCTCCAGGACGCTCACCTGATAGATCTTATCATTACAGTGGAAGAAATGTTCAAAGGAATCATGACAGGTAAATTCCAATGGTTTGAAAAGTATGCATggttattttgttttctttttatgaATTCTTATGACATGTGCCCCTTCCTATATGGTAAGCTCTTAGTTGGCATCTGCATATAATCAATAGTTGTTATAAGATCTAGATAATGCATATATTCATATAAGTTTTATAGCAGGAAAACAATGTTTTCTTGTTTTTACTTCTACGAAAAGCATTGTTGCAGGAATTTGGACATCATGTGATGTCATAACGTCCAATATTTTGTTGAATGTGTTGACATATGATTTTATGACTAGGTGTATGCTAATATCTCATTTTCCTCCACAAGCAGTTTTATCATTCTTGTGACAAGTGTCCGAAATCAGCCCGAGTGTGTTGTGACTGGGTTGTTTGTTGCAATCTCTGTTTCAGGCATCCAAGCTATAGAGGCAGATATGAACGCTCACCCCAAAGACGTCACCGTAGTCCACctagaagaggaagaagcccGCCAAGGTTTATATCCCTCGTCTCTTTTTACTTAATCTCCTGCTCATTTGTGCACTTTAATGCCGGCACTGCATgtcaaattttatttgtaaattatgcTCTGTGAGACTGGTACAATACTGTTAGTGTTAGATACACAAATATAGGCTGTTTGCACACAGCATGCCACAATCTCTATGGATCTTTCTCATTTCAATTTACAGAACCCGCCACTGTTCAAATATTTTGTCTTATAGTTGGTTATTGAAATTAGATATGAACGCAAGAGGAGTCGAAGCAGGTCTCCTTCTCGAAGCCCTGGAGCCTACCGGGGTCGTGGGAGGCGCTATAGCAGAAGTCCCGTGCGCAGTCCTAGCCCTTCAGATAGGCGCCCCGTTATAAGTGACAGACTGAAATCTCGTCTCGGGCCTAAGAAGAGTGACGATTCCCCTCGAGGAAGGTCAATATCACGCTCCAGGAGCCGCAGCCCACGTAGATCAAGATCACCTGATGGTGGCTCGAGAAAGCATCCGCGCAAAGTTTCGTCAGCTTCGCCTCGAAGCTCTCCGTCGAGCCCTTCTGGTGGTGGGCAACGTGGCCTAGTATCATACGAAGATGTGAGTCCTGATAATGGGGTGAGTTAGTTATGGAACATGAAATCTCTGTTGTAATATCACTCAGTTATTTTGTCCTGAAACTATGCCTTCCTATTTTTTTGACTGAGTTGAGAATTAGACTGATTTGGAGAGGAATTATGTTTATTGGATCATACTTCCGTTTCCGATTCCTTTCATTATTCGTCATTCGTGTCCCATTAAGCATTTGGGATATTCTATCTCACTTTCTGGTGTTGCATTTGTGTTCTACaacttaatttatttagttatttttcttcaatttcaattgtCATtgcttaaatttaatttttttcatgagTCGATAATTTAATTAGAGTTATAATTAATTCGTGTCTCAAGAATCTTGATGCATATTCTTTTTCGGGCCGTTCCATGAATTTTGATgcatttctaaatataataacaattaactaaaaaataaggatttttaattatatttaattattatttttctactttattaggGAGTACAATATTTAA comes from Salvia miltiorrhiza cultivar Shanhuang (shh) chromosome 3, IMPLAD_Smil_shh, whole genome shotgun sequence and encodes:
- the LOC131016346 gene encoding peptidyl-prolyl cis-trans isomerase CYP63-like, whose translation is MKKTKNPMVFLDLSMDGDAAERIIIELFADVVPKTAENFRALCTGEKGVGVSTGKPLHYKGSTFHRIIKGFMAQGGDFSKGNGTGGESIYGGKFADENFKLDHTEAGLLSMANGGPNTNGSQFFILFKRQPHLDGKHVVFGNVVSGMDVVKKMEQLGTADGRPVGIVKIVDCGEMSDAKMENLVVADKVKKKKSAKEVAINDGSDSHAKRKQKASTKDKRRKRSYSSSGSDSSGADSDSYSSESDSYSDSESDASSESDSSTSSSDGRRRKKRKLTKKGKRKHGKKGKAGERKKRRAHSNRRSKRNSKRYSGISSDTESSGSSSATSSSDEESARRGKSRKSNRKSEQEKKPVRSHGNEKKPPNPSLVSGEERKGDDRKHTGGDSSHEEGELPQKNGTRMNNGQGHIKNNETSTRGRRADSSRSRSRSPTSGGRPSPHSSPIESPRLEENSNIPKAIASQNEKNHSQIPVRSPAGKGTQPSASTHGRDLSRSRSPGGTPKRVRKGRGFTERYAFVRKYRTPSPGRSPDRSYHYSGRNVQRNHDRHPSYRGRYERSPQRRHRSPPRRGRSPPRYERKRSRSRSPSRSPGAYRGRGRRYSRSPVRSPSPSDRRPVISDRLKSRLGPKKSDDSPRGRSISRSRSRSPRRSRSPDGGSRKHPRKVSSASPRSSPSSPSGGGQRGLVSYEDVSPDNGVS